The Sorangiineae bacterium MSr11954 DNA segment TCGAGACGGGGCGCATGCACCAGGCGCGCGTGCAGCTCGCGCACGCCGGGGCGCCCATCGCGGGCGATACGATGTACGGCGGGGTCTATGCGCCGCGCCTCTTGCTCCACGCGCGGCAGATCGCCTTCGCGCATCCGGTGTCGAAGCAGCGCGTGATCTTTTCGGCCCCGGTGCCGTACGAGTTCGAAACATGGCTCCGCGGGGGGGCCTCGCCCGACGAAATGCCGCGCGACGATCGCGGCCTGGGCGAGGCGCTGGAGCGCGCGGTGCTGCGGCGCTACACCCTGGGGCGCAGCGCCGGCGATACGGCCTTTCGATTGGTGCATGGCGAGGGCGATGGGCTCTCCGGGCTGGTCGTGGACGTGTACGGCGATCATCTGGTGGCGGAGTTCCCCTTGGAGTCGGAGGCCGCGCAGCGCGAGCGGGTGCTCGATCGGCTGGCCGCCCTGGGGTTCGCGGGCATCTACTTGAAGCTCCGGCCGCGCCAGTCGAACACCTTGGTCGACACGCGCCGCGACGATCTGGCCCCGCGCGAGCCGGTGCGCGGGGTGGCTGCGCCCGAGGCGTTGGGCGTTCTGGAGGGCGGGATCCCGTACGAGGTTCGTCTGGGCGACGGTCTGTCGACCGGCATCTTCCTCGATCAGCGCGAGAACCGCGCCCGGGTGCGCGCGCTCGCCGGGGGCCTGCGGGTCGCCAATCTCTTCGCGTACACGTGCGCCTTCAGCGTGGCGGCAGCGACCGGGGGTGCCAAGGCTACGGCCAGCGTCGATGCGTCCATGGTGGCGCTCGAGCGCGGTCGCGCCAACCTGCAGCGCGCGGGGCTCTTGAGCGACGCACACACGTTCCACGCCGAGGACGCGTTCGCGTGGCTCGGGCGCGCCGCGCGCCGCGGGCAAAAGTTCGACCTGGTGATCCTCGATCCGCCGAGCTACTCGAAGACGCGGACCCGCCGCTTCGTCGCGGCCGACGACTATCCGGAGCTCTTGGCCAACGCCTTGGCCGTGCTCGATCGCGGCGGTCGGGTCTTGGCGTGCACCAACCACCGCGGCATCTTGCGCGGCAAGTTTCGCAAGCTGCTGGCCAAGGGGGCCGAAATGGCCGGGCGTGAGGTGTGGCAAATGAAGGATCTACCTCTGCCGCGGGAGTTTCCGGTCGCCGCCGGGGGTGAGCCGCACATGAAGAGCGTGCTCCTGACGGTTGCGTAGGGCGCGCCGCCGATCGCGTCCTCGACCTGTAAGGTCGCCGCCCTCCGCCCGTTCAAGCCCTGTCCACGACGCCAGTCGAAGCAGGTTTGGAGAGGTTTGGAGAGGGAGGAGCGCCCATGCGGGTCCTTTTGTGCTTCGTTCTCATAGTGCTCACCGCGTGCGCCGGAGAAAACGCCCGCACGAACGCGCCCAAAGGCCCGGACTACCGCGGATCGGAGTCGATCCACGCCTACGTGTCCACGGCGGAGGAGGCGCCAGCCTCGCCATCGATGGCGCCCC contains these protein-coding regions:
- a CDS encoding class I SAM-dependent methyltransferase, which encodes MTSVDRGQREAIFPDFRDAWIVHRDPALLVIDKPAGIPSQAADPAHADDVVSRLKAFGESYLGVHQRLDQDTSGVMVFTRAREHNAALAAQFEGRKVEKRYLACVEGWPKNKDRVTLRERLVSEKDKKPKLAVTHVEVRKRQGTRALLELVLETGRMHQARVQLAHAGAPIAGDTMYGGVYAPRLLLHARQIAFAHPVSKQRVIFSAPVPYEFETWLRGGASPDEMPRDDRGLGEALERAVLRRYTLGRSAGDTAFRLVHGEGDGLSGLVVDVYGDHLVAEFPLESEAAQRERVLDRLAALGFAGIYLKLRPRQSNTLVDTRRDDLAPREPVRGVAAPEALGVLEGGIPYEVRLGDGLSTGIFLDQRENRARVRALAGGLRVANLFAYTCAFSVAAATGGAKATASVDASMVALERGRANLQRAGLLSDAHTFHAEDAFAWLGRAARRGQKFDLVILDPPSYSKTRTRRFVAADDYPELLANALAVLDRGGRVLACTNHRGILRGKFRKLLAKGAEMAGREVWQMKDLPLPREFPVAAGGEPHMKSVLLTVA